TGGAACTCGACATCCTCGAAAGCGACGACGTTCCCTATCCCTACTGCGACGTCGTGCGCGATGACACCGGCGAAGCGTTTCGGATGTTCGTCACCGCCCAGCCGCTCGACTTGAATCTGGCGCTGCCCGATCATTTCCTGCTGTTCCAGAATCTGGAAGGCGAATTCGAGGAGCAGGACGTGGAGGCGGTTCTCTGCTGGCGGGCGGCGGGCGAAGAAGACTTCTGGTATGTTCATCGCACCGAAGACGGCGAAATCGGCCTCTTCCACTCCGACCTCAGCCTCGATGAAGAGTTTGAGGATGAGGAAGAGGGGGAAGAAGAAAAGGGAGCGCAAGCGGGTAGTTGGTAGCGGATATCGAGGTTTGTGTATCACTGGATCAAACGATCATCTGAACTGAAATACGGGAGAACACGCACATGGCCATTCGCATTGCCATCAACGGATTCGGCCGCATCGGGCGGCTGGTGTATCGCGGATTGTATAAAGACGCGCGCTTCGACGTGGTGGTGGTGAACGACATCACCGACGCGAAGACTCTGGCGCACCTGCTGAAATACGACACGACCCACGGCCGCTTCCCCGACAAAGTGGAACTGATGGAAGGCGGTTTCAAGGTGGCGGGCAAGGACGAATTGAAAGTGCTGGCCGAGAAGGACCCGACCAAACTGCCGTGGAAAGCGATGAAGATTGACATCGTGGTCGAGTCCACCGGAGCCAAGTCCTTCCGCGACCGCAAAGGGATTCAGCAACACGTTGACGCGGGCGCGAAGAAAGTGCTCTTGACAGTGCCCTCGAAGGACGAAATTGACGCGACCATCGTGTTCGGCGTCAACGATCACGAGATCAAGCCCGAGCACAAACTGGTTTCCAACGCCTCGTGCACGACCAATTGCGTGGCTCCGATGGCCAAGATTCTGTATGACAACTTCGGCCTCGAGTATGGTTTCATGACCACCGTTCACGCCTTTACGAACGATCAGAACGTGCTCGACGCGCCCCATTCCGATCTGCGCCGCGCCCGCACCGCCGCCGACAGCATCATTCCCACCACCACCGGCGCGGCCCGTACGGTGGGCAAGATCATCAAGGAACTCAAGGGCAAGCTCGACGGCTGCGCGCTGCGCGTGCCGGTGATTGACGGCTCGATCACCGACCTCGTGGCGCTCGTGCAGAAGGATGTGACCGTCGAGGCCGTGAACGCCGCCTTCAAGAAGGCGGCCGACGGCCCGATGAAGGGCGTGCTGGAGTACACGGAAGACGAGATCGTTTCCAGCGACATCATCGGCAATCCGCATTCGTGCATTTTCGATTCGAAGAGCACGATGACGCTCGGCCCCCGCCTGGTGAAAATCTTCGGCTGGTACGACAACGAGTGGGGCTACTCGATGCGCTGCGTGGACCTGCTTCATAAGATGCAAGCCGGACTGTAATCGGCGGATGAAGCCATGAACGAGCCGGATCAGACGAGACTGGGCAGCGGGGAACTGCTGGCCGGAGCGCTGGCGGGCGTGGGACTCGAAGATACTCCCCAGAACCGCGAGCGCTACCGCTTCCTTTCCTACCAGATCGAAAAGCAGTTCAACAACCTGCGCGTGAGTGCCACCGAGACGGAGGTCCTCCGCGCGCTGAAGGACGGCGAGGAGCATATTCGCAGTCTCCTCCAGTCGGCTAAAACCTTCGAGGCCAGTGTGGGACGGCGCGCGGCGGTCCTGTTGCGCTTGCTTCAGGACGTCCGCAAGGGCGAGTTTGATGCCCCGTGGTCCACGGTCAGCGCCGTGACGGCGGCTCTCTGCTATCTGTTGAGTGAGGCCGACGTGGTGCCGGATGCGCTTCCCGTGGTGGGCATGTTCGATGATCTGCTGGTCGTTCTCTTGTGCGCAGTGCTCATCCGTCCCGATCTCGAACGTTATGCGAAGGAGAAGGCAATCAACCTTCACGAAATCGGATTGTAGACTGGAGGGAATATCCCCAAAGCGAAGAAGGGCCGCGGTTCGCCGCGAGCCAAAGGTCAAGCGATTTCCGGCGACGCCCGCAAACGGCGCAAGCCCGAAGAGGATCCCGAGTATCAGGCGGCGCGCATCGCCCTCGGCAGAATCTGGGATGAATCGGGTCTGGGCGGCGGGCAGTCGTTTGCGGTGATTGCGCAGAATATCGAAGATCGCTTTGCGCAGTCCATCAAACGCATCACCGCCAATGATATTGCCTATGTGATCGGAACGCGCGGCGACCGCTGCATTCGCTGGTTCCAGAAGACTACTCCCGAGTGGGCGCAGGCTCTGGTGCCGCAACTCAAGCTACTGCTGGCGATGCTCCGCGACACGATGGCCGGCAAGTTCGATCTTTCGTGGAAGGACATGGCCGCCGTCACGTCCACGTTCTTATATATCGGAAATCCGTTCGACGTGCTTCCCAACACGCTTCCCGAAGTGGGGCACCTCGATGATGCACTGGTGGTCGCCCTCTGCGTGTCCACGGTTCGCAAGGATCTGCGACGGTACGCGCACGGCAAAGGTTTGGAACTGGATGAACTCGAAATCGCGGTAACACCGGCGTCTTCCGGATCGGCATAATCCTTCAGCGGGGAGGGTTCGGATCATGAACGGCAGGAACAGGCAAAGGGATGTTATTTTCGCGGCAGCCATGACCGCAGCCTTGGTTGGGCTGCTCGGTACGTGCGGGTCCGCCTTCGGGCAGATTGCATTTGCTCCGCCTCCGATGGCGCAGATCCAGACCCTCGGCGATCAGAAATACTTCTCGGGAGAAGTATACCTCGCGTCGCATGCGGATACGGCTCAACTCGTGCCGCTCGGTTTCGTGCGTTTCGAGTTTCAGGGCCGCTCCGTGCGGACGGTGAAATATGCCGTACTCTGGCCGATGGATGCGGATTTGAGCGATCTTCCGCCCTCCGTCAGCGGATTGGTCTATGACGAGTTCGTGATCACCGAATGGCCGCCGGACCTGATCGCCGACATGTCCGATGACATGACGGAGGACGAATCCGATGTGACTCGTCGGAGCGCTCCTCGAGATTATCGAGAGCGAAGCCGCGGCGAACAGAACTCTCGTGCAATTGCGGAGTATCGGATTGTGGGGGACTATTTCGTGCTGCCGGATGGGCGGTGGATTCCCATTCGGTCCGTGTGGGGCGACCTGACGGTTGGTACGCGAAAGGATGAACGGAAGCGCGAATCCGGGGAGTTCGACCGCGATGATCTGGCTCGCAAGGGGACCTTCATAACCTCGCCTTCCGGCAAGTATCCGTTTCGCAAGGTGACGGACGTGGGCTGGAAGGATCCCGATTTGACCGGCAATTTCCGCGTCATGCCGGTGGAAAAGGGTGTGTTCCACAAGCCGCAGAACGTCGGCCGGCGCGATTCGAAAACCTGCGGCAACTTCCAGATCACGCCGCACTCGACCCTGAAAGACTGCGGCATCGGCTCGACGAATTGGTATCGGAAACCCTCCGGCACGGGCAGTTTCGGTTTCGGCCCGTCGAACTACCAGCCCCGCGACGGCTATTTCGGCGTCGGCTATCGCAGCTTCCCCGTGAGTTATCCCTCGCAGTACCGCCCTTCGATCCGCACCCCCGACAGCCGCGGGCGGAGATAAATACTTGATACTCGCCGCGGCAGGGCTCTTCTCTCTTGCCCTGCCGCGGCGAGTAATCTTGATGTCACAATTTGTGACCGCAAGATAGGCCTGCATCCATGCACCAGATCATTCCAGTTGAGCGCATAGAAAACCGAATTATCGTCCTGCGCGGCGAGAGAGTGATGCTTGACCGGGACTTGGCGGAACTGTATGGCGTTCCTACAAGGACTCTAAACCAAGCTGTAACAAGGAATTCTGACCGGTTTCCTCCGGATTTTATGTTTGTCCTGACCGAGGAGGAGTTCGAGAATTTGCGATCACAAATTGTGATCGCAAATTGGGGCATGGTGCGTTTTCCTCCCCGCGCCTTCACCGAACAGGGCGTGGCGATGCTGTCGAGCGTGTTGCGCAGTAAGCAGGCGGTGCAGGTAAACATTCTCATCATGCGGGCGTTCGTGAAAATGCGCGAGATGCTCGCCTCCCATAAGGAACTCTCTCGCAAACTGAATGATCTGGAACAGAAATACGACGCGCAGTTCAGAGTTGTGTTCGATGCCATCCGCCAGCTCATGGAACCGCCGCCCGCCGCCAAGAAGGAATTCGGCTTTCAGATGGGAAAAGCCAAGAACGGAGCGACGAGGACGAAAGCTCGGAAGAAATCCTGATTTCTGGAGTGACTGCCAATGTAGACTTTTTCGCCAGAATATCCGTAAGCTGCGCGCGGCCGTGCGACAGTCGTTTTTTGGTCTGCAGTCTCTGACCGACTAAACATGAATAAGGAAAGGGTAGAGAAGGCTCCTCAGAAACCGCTGGATAAGGGTTCACGTTTCGAGCAACTCCTTGCGCAGATCGTTTCCGTTCCACTCCTTGCGGAGTTTGTACACGTCAATCCCCACTTTTCCAGGAATCAAGGGGCAACAAGCCGAGAATTATGCGACGTTCTAATAGAGGACGGCGAGTTTGCCGTCCCGCTCCAGTTGAAGACATCGCTTGTGCGCGGGTGGGCTGATCCGCTACGGGGTCGCAAATGGGTAACGAAAAAGCTTCGAGAGGCTCGGAATCAAGCCGTTGGTGCGTACCGTAGCCTCTGCGGCTGTGAAATCAACAGCAATCATCCGATCAGAGGAAATGTCTGTTACGCGGCGGGGATGCTTAAATGCGAGCATATGATTGTTGTGGTAACGTGTAATGGGCTCGAATGTGCAGTGCCAAACGAAGTGTCTTCGAGAGGACCGAATGCGACAACAATTCACTATTTTGATTTTAACGATTTCTTGAGTTTGTGCGATATTGTTAAAACCCTACCAGACCTATATATTTATCTGAACGAACGGGGAAAACTGGCAGCATGGGGGAGACCACTACTGACAAGGGAATGTGATTTGTACGCATACTACCTGACGCATGCAGGACGCCTTGATTCCACGATAGTTGCCTCCGACCTCATTGGTGAGTGGGATAGACTTACCTCCCAGAATTATCGCGAATATGTAGAGATGATAGAGGCTTACAAAGAGACAAAAGTTTTCACCTTGTTGATAGAAGAAGTAAGGAGATGCGTTACTGATTTTTCCGATTACAAACCAGGTTTGGCTGGAGAACTGGCGTTATCTCAACAACAAATAAACTTCTTAGTGGCACGTAAACTGAATGCCTTACGGCTAATCGAAAGACGAGAGTTCTGTAAACGCATGCGCGATAAAATGACTTTGGCTGATGCAAGCTCGATAGGATTCAATTTTTTTGCTGCATTTAATGATTCGCGAGATTCGGCAATACTATTTCTTGCAAGTCGTGAACCAAGAGACAAACGGAGAAAGTGTCTTGAAACGCTAATGGTTTACCTGAGTGTTACCCAGCATCTTTCGGAGGTAGTAGGTGTAGCTACCGAAAACCTTAGCGTTGATGGGGGGCGTTCGTGTGATTTTGCCATTTACAATCCAGCGACCGCTGAGAACCATGATCCAGATGATGTGAAGCTTTGCCAAAGGCTGTTCAAGGATATCGAAGTTGTTCGACTCAATGTGTTTCCGGGACAAAGTCGCCGGATCATTAACCCATAAAGGACCATGAACAAACTCACTCTCGACGACGTTGACCTGAGCGGCAAGCGCGTACTCGTGCGCGTGGACTTCAATGTGCCGCTCGATGAAGGCAAGGTCACGGACGACACGCGCATTCGCGAAAGCCTGCCCACGATCAAGAAAATCATCGCGGCGGGCGGCAAGTGCATCCTCATGAGCCACCTCGGCCGGCCCAAGGGCAAGCGGGCGATGGAGTACAGCCTGAATCCCGCCGCGAAACGGCTCTCGGAACTCATCAAACAGCCCGTCATCATGGCTCCCGACTGCATCGGCGATGAAGTCGAGCGCGTGTTGAAAAAAATGGAGCCGGGGCAGGTGATGATGCTCGAAAACGTGCGCTTCTATGCCGAAGAGGAGAAGAACGATCCCGACTTCGCGCAGAAGCTCGCACGCTTGGGAGACGTGTACGTCAACGACGCCTTCGGCAGCGCCCACCGCGCCCACGCCTCGACGGAAGGAGTCACGCAGTTCATCAAGCCCGCCGTGGCCGGATACCTGATGCAGAAAGAGCTCAAGTATCTCGGACAAGCATTGAAGAGCCCCGCGCGGCCGTTCGTGGCGGTCTTGGGCGGATCGAAAATCTCGGGCAAAATTGACGTCATCGAGCATCTCTTCGGCAAGGTGGATACGATTCTCATTGGCGGCGGCATGGCCTACACGTTCTTCAAGGCGCAGGGTCTGGAAATCGGCGAGTCCATCGTGGAAATGGACAAAGTGGACCTCGCGCACGCGCTCTTGAAACGCGCCGAAGAGAGCCAGACCAAGCTCGTCCTCCCGCCCGATTCGCGGGTGGCCGAAGAACTGAAGAGCGACGTGGCTACGGAAATCCGCAAGAACGACGCGCTCCATGAAACCGACACCGCCGGTGACATCGGTCCTGAATCCGAGAAGCTATACGCGGAAATCATTCGCAAGGCCAAGACGGTGGTCTGGAACGGGCCGATGGGAGTCTTCGAGATTGACGAGTTCGCCGCCGGAACCAAAGCCGTCGCTCTTGCCCTCGCGGATGCAACCAAAGCTGGAGCGGTGACGGTGGTCGGCGGCGGCGATTCGGCGGCGGCGGTCAAGAAATTCGGCCTCGAAAATCAGGTCTCCCACGTCTCGACCGGCGGCGGGGCCAGCCTCGAATTCCTCGAGGGCAGGGTCCTCCCCGGTGTAGCGGCGCTGACCGACAAGTAACCTTCCGGGGCGAATCCAGCAGCCTCGCCCCAACAACCTAATACATTGTAGCCATGATACTTGCAGCCAACTGGAAAATGCACAAGTCGGCCGAGGAGGCCACTCAGTTCATCAAGGCCTATTGCCTCGGCTTGGAAGAGTGGGTCATTCCCACAGTGATTCTGGCCCCCTTCACGGCCCTTCATGCGGTCGGTGAGGCTTGCCGGGCCACCGGAGTCCCGCGCCAGAGACTTGCATGGGGCGCTCAAAATATGTATTTTGAGGTTTCTGGAGCCTTTACGGGCGAGATCGCCGCTCCCATGCTGCTCGAACACGGCTGCCGCTATGTTCTTTGTGGACATAGCGAGCGGCGGCACGTCTTCGGCGAGTCCGATGAGCTGATCGGTAAAAAAATGGCTCGCGCGATCGAGGCGGGGATGACGCCGATTTTCTGCGTCGGCGAAACCCTCCCCGAACGCGAGGAGGGCAATCTCGAAACGGTGCTGATCCGTCAAATCGAGGGCGGCCTTTCCGGAGTGAAGGAGGTAGACCTCGGCAAGGTGGTCGTAGCCTATGAACCGGTGTGGGCCATCGGAACGGGAGTCGTAGCCACCCCCGAACAGGCTCAGGAAGCGCACGCTCTCGTCCGCCAGAAGCTGGCCGCTCGATTCGGCCACGCCGGAAAGAAAGTGCCGATCCTCTATGGCGGCAGCGTCAAGCCCGACAACATCTTTTCGCTGGCTTCGCTGCCCGACATTGATGGAGCGCTGGTCGGCGGAGCCAGCCTGAAAGTGGAAAGCCTGCTGGCGCTGCACGACGAGTGCGTGAAGGCGGCCAAGGAGAAAAAGGAAGCGTAGAAATTTCGGAACGGTTTTTTCGCTCCTCTGGAACGTGATCGAAACA
This sequence is a window from bacterium. Protein-coding genes within it:
- the gap gene encoding type I glyceraldehyde-3-phosphate dehydrogenase, producing the protein MAIRIAINGFGRIGRLVYRGLYKDARFDVVVVNDITDAKTLAHLLKYDTTHGRFPDKVELMEGGFKVAGKDELKVLAEKDPTKLPWKAMKIDIVVESTGAKSFRDRKGIQQHVDAGAKKVLLTVPSKDEIDATIVFGVNDHEIKPEHKLVSNASCTTNCVAPMAKILYDNFGLEYGFMTTVHAFTNDQNVLDAPHSDLRRARTAADSIIPTTTGAARTVGKIIKELKGKLDGCALRVPVIDGSITDLVALVQKDVTVEAVNAAFKKAADGPMKGVLEYTEDEIVSSDIIGNPHSCIFDSKSTMTLGPRLVKIFGWYDNEWGYSMRCVDLLHKMQAGL
- a CDS encoding ORF6N domain-containing protein, translated to MHQIIPVERIENRIIVLRGERVMLDRDLAELYGVPTRTLNQAVTRNSDRFPPDFMFVLTEEEFENLRSQIVIANWGMVRFPPRAFTEQGVAMLSSVLRSKQAVQVNILIMRAFVKMREMLASHKELSRKLNDLEQKYDAQFRVVFDAIRQLMEPPPAAKKEFGFQMGKAKNGATRTKARKKS
- a CDS encoding phosphoglycerate kinase; protein product: MNKLTLDDVDLSGKRVLVRVDFNVPLDEGKVTDDTRIRESLPTIKKIIAAGGKCILMSHLGRPKGKRAMEYSLNPAAKRLSELIKQPVIMAPDCIGDEVERVLKKMEPGQVMMLENVRFYAEEEKNDPDFAQKLARLGDVYVNDAFGSAHRAHASTEGVTQFIKPAVAGYLMQKELKYLGQALKSPARPFVAVLGGSKISGKIDVIEHLFGKVDTILIGGGMAYTFFKAQGLEIGESIVEMDKVDLAHALLKRAEESQTKLVLPPDSRVAEELKSDVATEIRKNDALHETDTAGDIGPESEKLYAEIIRKAKTVVWNGPMGVFEIDEFAAGTKAVALALADATKAGAVTVVGGGDSAAAVKKFGLENQVSHVSTGGGASLEFLEGRVLPGVAALTDK
- the tpiA gene encoding triose-phosphate isomerase; protein product: MILAANWKMHKSAEEATQFIKAYCLGLEEWVIPTVILAPFTALHAVGEACRATGVPRQRLAWGAQNMYFEVSGAFTGEIAAPMLLEHGCRYVLCGHSERRHVFGESDELIGKKMARAIEAGMTPIFCVGETLPEREEGNLETVLIRQIEGGLSGVKEVDLGKVVVAYEPVWAIGTGVVATPEQAQEAHALVRQKLAARFGHAGKKVPILYGGSVKPDNIFSLASLPDIDGALVGGASLKVESLLALHDECVKAAKEKKEA
- a CDS encoding DUF1232 domain-containing protein yields the protein MNEPDQTRLGSGELLAGALAGVGLEDTPQNRERYRFLSYQIEKQFNNLRVSATETEVLRALKDGEEHIRSLLQSAKTFEASVGRRAAVLLRLLQDVRKGEFDAPWSTVSAVTAALCYLLSEADVVPDALPVVGMFDDLLVVLLCAVLIRPDLERYAKEKAINLHEIGL
- a CDS encoding DUF1232 domain-containing protein; this translates as MIAQNIEDRFAQSIKRITANDIAYVIGTRGDRCIRWFQKTTPEWAQALVPQLKLLLAMLRDTMAGKFDLSWKDMAAVTSTFLYIGNPFDVLPNTLPEVGHLDDALVVALCVSTVRKDLRRYAHGKGLELDELEIAVTPASSGSA